A window from Pseudomonas campi encodes these proteins:
- a CDS encoding alpha/beta family hydrolase, with product MGNGTVTVIDGDQCQARGWLWNGADGMSQAALTSQTGQIPQATLILAHGAGAPMDSAFMQGMAELLAARGVSVLRFEFPYMAARRVDGGKRPPNPQAQLLECWRQMYAAVRTQVSGPLAIGGKSMGGRMASLLADELQADALVCLGYPFHAVGKQDKPRVAHLAELRTPTLIVQGERDAMGNRQTVAGYTLAPSIQLHWLAAGDHDLKPLKASGFSHEQHLQAAADAVAAFLAR from the coding sequence ATGGGTAATGGCACGGTGACAGTTATTGACGGGGATCAATGCCAGGCGCGCGGGTGGCTATGGAATGGGGCGGACGGAATGTCGCAGGCAGCGCTGACGTCGCAAACAGGCCAGATACCGCAGGCCACGCTGATCCTTGCCCATGGCGCTGGCGCACCGATGGACAGCGCCTTCATGCAGGGCATGGCCGAGCTACTGGCGGCGCGGGGCGTCAGCGTGCTGCGCTTCGAGTTTCCTTATATGGCTGCGCGGCGCGTCGATGGCGGCAAGCGCCCGCCCAACCCGCAGGCGCAGCTGTTGGAGTGCTGGCGCCAGATGTATGCGGCCGTGCGCACGCAGGTGTCCGGGCCACTGGCGATTGGCGGCAAGTCCATGGGCGGGCGCATGGCCAGCCTGCTGGCTGATGAGCTACAGGCCGATGCGCTGGTCTGTCTCGGTTATCCCTTCCATGCCGTGGGCAAACAGGACAAGCCGCGGGTGGCGCACCTGGCCGAACTGCGCACGCCCACCCTGATCGTGCAGGGCGAGCGCGATGCCATGGGCAATCGCCAGACGGTGGCTGGCTATACGTTGGCGCCGAGTATCCAGCTGCACTGGTTAGCTGCGGGGGATCATGATCTGAAACCGCTGAAAGCTTCCGGCTTCAGTCATGAGCAGCATCTGCAGGCGGCGGCCGATGCCGTGGCGGCATTCCTGGCTCGCTAG